The following DNA comes from Cytophagales bacterium.
CCATATCAGGATTGTCCAACCCGGGAAACAAACTGATGGCCATCGCTCCTGGGATCACCATGATGAACAGAGGAACGAATTTGAGCAATCCTGCAAACATGATTCCCCAACGTGCATTTGGAATGTCCTTACTCCCCAGCACCCGCTGAACGATAAACTGGTTGGTGGCCCAATACCAAAAACCAAGGAAAGGCGCACCGACGATGAGTCCCAACCAAGGTAGTGTGTCATCATCAATAGGTCGGATCATCGAGAAGTGGCCTTCGGGAGCTGCTGCCAACACTTTCTCCCAGGAAAAATCAAGTTCCTGATAAAGAATGTATGTCAAGACAGAACACCCAACAATCAAGATAACAGCCTGGATGGCGTCGGTATAGACTACTGCTTTCAAACCTCCAAAAGCGGTATACAAACCAGCAGCAAATGCAATGATGATACAGGTTTGCCACAGGATGAGGTTAGGAAAAAAGAATTGCAGGACCAAAGCCCCGGCATACAGCCCACCAGACATTTCTACAATCACACTGATGAAGATGGTCACCGCAGAAAAGAAATTCCTGGAGCGGACATCATAGCGCAATTCTAAAAACTCAGGAATGGTGGTAATCCGGGCATTCAAATAGAGAGGAACAAAAATTACTGCTGCGATGATTAATGGAATCGCAGAGCCCCATTCGTAAAAGGAATTGACCACTCCGGTGCTGTAGGCCGCACCAGACAACCCAATGATGGTAGAACTGGAAATGTTGGAAGCAAACAATGACAATCCCACCAGACCCCAACCGAATGAGCGTCCACCGAGGAAGAGTTCATCGCCTGTTTTGGTTTTACGACCGATATACAGACCAATGGCCAAGACAAGCAGAAAGTAGCCAATGACCACTGAGAGATCGACGATCCCAATACTGAATTCATTCATGGGTTAAGGAGCAGGTTGATGTTGATTAGGTATTGCTTTCTCTTAGTTTCAGTTCTTTTTTGATTTTGTTCATCATAATCATCTGAAATGGCATGATGCCTCCGCAAGAGAATGCAACGAAAAGCAACGCGATGAACGTACTTTTATCTTCCTTCGCAATCAAGCCGTAAATGGTTATAGAAAAGAGAAAGAACAATACGATCGCTAATGCCCATGCGACAATTTGTAGCGACTTCAATTCTCCTTTTAGCTTTTCCGTAGACTTCCCTTCAAAACCCTCAATTTTCATGCAACCAATTAATTTATCACTTAGATATGAAACTTATCAAGCAATTCCTAAGCTAGTGGATTGCCGGGTTTTGTGCAAATGAGCTGAAACCCGAGCTTTTCAGTCCTTATCTTTAAAAAATTATTGAATTACGACCCATGGAGCTGCCAAAACCAATCAGGCCAATTGATGAAAACTTCACTCGTGCACTCATGATAAAGGATATAGCTTTAGTCACCTTGTTCATTCATTTGAGAAATCACATTTTACAACTGGCGCCTGAATCCCATGAATTAATTTACAATACCCATGCACTTACAAGTGTCTTTTCACATACCAAAAAGTTGTCACATGCATTCT
Coding sequences within:
- a CDS encoding sodium:solute symporter, which gives rise to MNEFSIGIVDLSVVIGYFLLVLAIGLYIGRKTKTGDELFLGGRSFGWGLVGLSLFASNISSSTIIGLSGAAYSTGVVNSFYEWGSAIPLIIAAVIFVPLYLNARITTIPEFLELRYDVRSRNFFSAVTIFISVIVEMSGGLYAGALVLQFFFPNLILWQTCIIIAFAAGLYTAFGGLKAVVYTDAIQAVILIVGCSVLTYILYQELDFSWEKVLAAAPEGHFSMIRPIDDDTLPWLGLIVGAPFLGFWYWATNQFIVQRVLGSKDIPNARWGIMFAGLLKFVPLFIMVIPGAMAISLFPGLDNPDMVFPTVMTEILPTGLLGLVLAGLVSAIMSSVDSTLNSASTLIVVDFVKPKNPDLSEEQAAKYGRITTLILMVIAALWAPQIANFSGLWGYLQQMFSIVVPPIAVIFLVGVFYKKSNGTAAIWTLAVGTGIGVLLFVLEQFGLWDLHYTYNVGIIFGLSTLLFIVLGNFGVRPSEEVLARFTFNKSHLESGTESKSVLLDYRIHAVVLLIIVFLIFWFF